In the Phaseolus vulgaris cultivar G19833 chromosome 7, P. vulgaris v2.0, whole genome shotgun sequence genome, one interval contains:
- the LOC137829309 gene encoding protein MAIN-LIKE 1-like produces MYKDACTKRQWTVVAREYLLHLIGYTIFADKSATSVSVSYLGLFVDLRHTGGYSWVAAALTHMYEQLGDCSYANNRQLAGYVTLLASWIYEHFPSIGHRQLRDDYVEDEPRCMKYVIGSRLSTLDMSCIEHRHFRTLENNIIGEV; encoded by the coding sequence ATGTATAAGGACGCATGTACCAAGAGACAATGGACTGTGGTTGCACGAGAATATTTGCTACACCTAATAGGTTACACCATCTTTGCAGATAAGAGTGCTACATCGGTTAGTGTATCCTACTTGGGATTATTTGTAGATTTAAGGCACACCGGAGGATACTCGTGGGTAGCAGCTGCTTTGACCCACATGTATGAGCAGTTGGGAGATTGTTCCTATGCAAATAATAGACAGTTAGCTGGATATGTCACGTTATTGGCATCGTGGATATATGAGCACTTTCCGAGTATTGGGCACCGCCAGCTTCGGGATGACTATGTTGAGGATGAGCCGCGGTGTATGAAATATGTGATCGGGAGTAGGTTGTCCACACTTGATATGAGTTGCATTGAACATAGACACTTTAGAACTCTTGAAAACAACATTATAGGAGAAGTATAA